A genomic region of Candidatus Poribacteria bacterium contains the following coding sequences:
- a CDS encoding citrate synthase (catalyzes the formation of citrate from acetyl-CoA and oxaloacetate) has translation MAAVQEGLKDVAVAETKVCFIDGEIGKLLYRGYNIQDLATQASFEEVAYLLWQGVFPTRAQLSDLNEQFVAERAIDARVLDTIRALPRSADPMDALRTAVSFQSAFDPELGDNSHDANMRKAVRLTAKFPTMIAAFHRHHLGLDPIAPLSEDSLAGNFLYMVSGKRPDPYVARTLDTSLVLHADHGFNASTFTARVTCATLSDMYAGVVAGIGALKGPLHGGANFAVLEMLKDIGSAARAKDYINEVLAGRRNAPTLPPKRVAGFGHRVYKAHDPRANVLKGMSRTLGERAGDLRWIEISEAVEQAMDNAGMSDKGVYANVDFYSASSYYTMGLDISLFTPIFAMARITGWTAHIMEQHDNNKLIRPIEIYVGEMDLPYVPIDKR, from the coding sequence ATGGCGGCTGTGCAGGAAGGGCTCAAGGACGTCGCCGTCGCAGAGACCAAAGTCTGCTTTATCGATGGCGAAATCGGGAAGCTGTTGTACCGCGGCTACAACATCCAGGACTTGGCGACCCAGGCTTCGTTCGAGGAGGTCGCCTACCTGCTGTGGCAGGGGGTCTTCCCGACCCGGGCGCAGTTGAGCGACCTCAATGAGCAGTTCGTGGCGGAACGGGCGATCGACGCTCGCGTGTTGGATACCATCCGAGCCTTGCCCCGCTCGGCAGATCCGATGGACGCGCTTAGAACCGCCGTCTCGTTCCAGTCCGCCTTCGACCCGGAGCTGGGAGACAATTCCCACGACGCCAACATGCGGAAGGCGGTTCGTCTCACCGCCAAGTTCCCGACCATGATCGCCGCGTTCCACCGACACCATCTCGGGCTCGACCCCATCGCTCCGCTGAGCGAAGATAGCCTCGCCGGCAACTTCCTCTACATGGTCAGCGGCAAGCGACCCGATCCGTACGTGGCGCGGACGCTCGACACATCGCTCGTTCTACACGCCGATCACGGGTTCAACGCCTCGACCTTCACGGCGCGCGTTACTTGCGCCACGCTGTCCGACATGTACGCGGGCGTGGTCGCCGGCATCGGGGCGCTGAAGGGACCCCTGCACGGTGGGGCGAACTTCGCCGTCCTCGAGATGCTGAAAGATATCGGCTCCGCGGCGCGTGCGAAGGACTACATCAACGAAGTGCTCGCCGGCAGGCGGAATGCCCCGACACTTCCGCCCAAGCGTGTCGCCGGTTTCGGACACCGCGTCTACAAGGCGCACGACCCGCGAGCCAACGTCCTGAAGGGCATGTCGCGAACGCTCGGAGAACGGGCGGGCGACCTCCGCTGGATCGAGATCTCCGAGGCGGTCGAACAGGCGATGGACAATGCCGGAATGTCGGATAAGGGCGTCTACGCCAACGTCGACTTCTACTCGGCGTCGTCCTACTACACGATGGGGCTCGACATTTCGCTATTCACGCCGATCTTCGCGATGGCGCGCATCACCGGATGGACGGCGCACATCATGGAACAGCACGACAACAACAAGCTGATCCGACCCATCGAAATCTACGTCGGCGAGATGGACCTGCCGTACGTGCCCATCGACAAGCGCTAG
- a CDS encoding sugar phosphate isomerase/epimerase: protein MDGAHHGTARQQQADPTHRNLRRRDGPAVRAHRQALVENRARLRLPWAEPFPSPTNGIPMRFGCCVALASFVPPTSGASQLNVRDAHQARLAALPPAMAVLEDAGCDFMEFGVGMVVPESPDTDFEALRDVVATSRLVPECFNSFIPPDLKLVGPDRDWSRIGRYVGSAAERVSALGGKVIVFGSGGARNVPDGFPRADAELQVVEFLNLAAGHARRNGISIAIEPLNRRESNILNSVAEADTMARRVDADEINVLVDFYHLDEEREAMSSIVDAGSRVTHVHVADAGRLHPGSGSYDYPSFFAALSAAGYDARISVECNWRDYASEAPKSIDFLRHAHAAAQAAR from the coding sequence ATGGACGGCGCACATCATGGAACAGCACGACAACAACAAGCTGATCCGACCCATCGAAATCTACGTCGGCGAGATGGACCTGCCGTACGTGCCCATCGACAAGCGCTAGTCGAGAACCGGGCACGGCTCCGTCTCCCATGGGCGGAGCCGTTCCCATCTCCCACGAACGGGATACCGATGCGATTCGGGTGCTGCGTCGCGCTGGCATCGTTCGTGCCTCCGACATCCGGGGCGAGCCAGCTCAACGTCCGCGACGCCCACCAGGCGCGCCTCGCCGCTCTGCCGCCCGCGATGGCGGTGCTCGAAGACGCCGGCTGCGACTTCATGGAGTTCGGTGTGGGCATGGTCGTGCCCGAGTCGCCGGATACGGACTTTGAAGCGTTGCGGGATGTTGTGGCGACGTCGCGCCTGGTTCCCGAGTGTTTCAATAGCTTCATCCCGCCCGATCTGAAGCTCGTCGGACCCGACCGTGACTGGTCTCGCATCGGCCGCTACGTCGGTTCGGCTGCCGAACGTGTCTCCGCTCTCGGCGGCAAGGTGATCGTCTTCGGAAGCGGGGGAGCCCGCAACGTTCCCGACGGGTTTCCGCGAGCCGATGCCGAGTTGCAGGTGGTCGAGTTTCTGAACCTGGCAGCCGGACACGCCCGCCGTAACGGCATCTCCATCGCCATCGAGCCGCTCAACCGGCGCGAATCGAACATCCTGAACAGCGTCGCAGAAGCCGATACGATGGCGAGACGTGTCGATGCCGACGAGATCAACGTTCTGGTCGACTTCTACCACCTCGACGAAGAGCGCGAGGCGATGTCCAGCATCGTCGACGCCGGGTCGCGGGTGACCCACGTGCACGTCGCCGACGCAGGCAGGTTGCATCCGGGCAGCGGCTCCTACGACTATCCCTCCTTCTTCGCCGCCCTCAGCGCCGCAGGCTACGATGCCCGCATCTCAGTCGAGTGCAACTGGCGCGACTACGCCTCGGAAGCGCCGAAGTCGATCGACTTCCTGCGACACGCGCATGCGGCAGCGCAAGCTGCCCGCTGA
- the arc gene encoding proteasome ATPase → MQSEMSDLRRKLNSVSSDEAEMKLYEASREMVKLHRRNRELSGALQEAKEQLSLLREKVEKLSAPPNNYGAFLGPNEDGTANINLLGKKMRVNLDPSIALESLHRGQEVIVNGAYNVVAVAPTDRHGEVVKVKDILDSERMVVSMRADEERVVNLSGDLDTSVLKPGDNILLNLQTGIAVERLPKSEVEDLLLEEVPDVHYDNIGGLEQQIEQIRDAIELPYLYPEHFKEFNLRPPKGILLYGPPGCGKTLIAKAVANSLAQKAREMSGDDQIRAFFINIKGPELLNKYVGETERKIREVFQRAREKAQEGMPVIIFFDEMDSLFRTRGLGISSDMESTLVPQFLAEIDGVEGLRNVIVIGASNRQDLLDPAVLRPGRLDVKIKIDRPTVDGARDIFSKYLTPDLPIQLEDAAPNETLEQSVQRLIDRAADAMYRVCDENRFLELTYSRGEREVLYFKDFASGAMIENIVARAKKWALKRAIDGGKKGIRFADVERAIRDEFKENEDLPNTKNPDEWAAISGRKGERIVNVKLLVSAEEKEKKRDVRVVSAGHYL, encoded by the coding sequence ATGCAGTCCGAGATGAGCGACCTGCGCCGCAAACTCAACAGCGTCTCCTCGGACGAAGCCGAGATGAAGCTGTATGAGGCATCGCGGGAGATGGTGAAGCTCCATCGTCGGAACCGCGAGCTCAGCGGCGCCCTCCAGGAAGCCAAGGAGCAGCTTTCGCTCCTGCGCGAAAAGGTCGAGAAGCTCAGTGCGCCTCCGAACAACTACGGGGCGTTCTTGGGCCCCAACGAGGACGGCACGGCGAACATCAACCTGCTGGGCAAGAAAATGCGGGTCAACCTCGACCCGTCCATCGCGCTCGAATCGTTGCACCGCGGCCAGGAGGTCATCGTCAACGGCGCATACAACGTCGTTGCCGTCGCGCCGACCGACCGACACGGCGAGGTCGTCAAGGTGAAGGACATCCTCGACTCCGAGCGCATGGTCGTGTCGATGCGCGCCGACGAGGAACGCGTGGTCAACCTGTCGGGCGACCTCGACACCAGCGTTCTCAAGCCCGGCGACAACATCCTGCTGAACCTCCAGACCGGCATCGCCGTCGAAAGGCTCCCGAAATCCGAAGTCGAGGACCTGTTGCTGGAAGAGGTCCCGGACGTCCACTACGACAACATCGGCGGTCTGGAACAGCAGATCGAACAGATCCGAGATGCCATCGAGTTACCGTACCTCTACCCGGAGCACTTCAAGGAATTCAACCTGCGCCCCCCGAAGGGCATCCTGCTCTACGGGCCCCCCGGCTGCGGCAAGACGCTCATCGCCAAGGCGGTCGCGAACAGCCTCGCGCAGAAGGCTCGCGAGATGTCCGGCGACGACCAGATTCGGGCGTTCTTCATCAACATCAAGGGCCCGGAGCTGCTCAACAAGTACGTCGGCGAGACGGAACGCAAGATCCGCGAGGTGTTCCAGCGAGCCCGAGAGAAGGCGCAGGAAGGGATGCCCGTCATCATCTTCTTCGACGAGATGGACTCTCTCTTCCGAACGCGCGGACTGGGCATCTCATCCGACATGGAATCGACGCTGGTGCCCCAGTTCCTCGCCGAGATCGATGGCGTCGAGGGATTGCGGAACGTCATCGTGATCGGCGCGAGCAATCGGCAAGACCTGCTCGATCCGGCGGTTCTGCGACCCGGTCGCCTCGACGTCAAGATCAAGATCGACCGCCCGACGGTCGACGGCGCTCGCGACATCTTCTCGAAGTACCTCACGCCGGATCTGCCGATCCAGTTGGAGGACGCCGCGCCCAACGAGACGCTCGAACAGTCGGTTCAGCGCCTGATTGACCGGGCTGCGGATGCGATGTACCGTGTTTGCGACGAGAACCGGTTCCTCGAGTTGACCTACTCGCGGGGCGAGCGCGAAGTCCTCTATTTCAAGGATTTCGCGAGCGGCGCGATGATCGAGAACATCGTCGCGCGGGCGAAGAAGTGGGCTCTCAAGCGCGCCATCGACGGCGGCAAGAAGGGCATCCGCTTCGCGGACGTCGAACGCGCCATCCGCGACGAGTTCAAGGAAAACGAAGACCTTCCGAACACGAAGAACCCGGATGAGTGGGCAGCCATCTCAGGCAGAAAGGGCGAACGGATCGTCAACGTCAAACTCCTGGTCAGCGCCGAGGAGAAGGAGAAGAAGCGTGACGTCCGGGTCGTCAGTGCGGGTCACTACTTGTAG